Proteins encoded within one genomic window of Oryza glaberrima chromosome 12, OglaRS2, whole genome shotgun sequence:
- the LOC127757056 gene encoding uncharacterized protein LOC127757056, with product MDKKQGFFSALREEVARGLSPARARRRSQAAAAAEVAAALRYAGGGGGEMLAPLMEGPDPESGDGGRSSSAAAAVRREGWGRWVRGQLSRAPSTAGAAVVAAAGGGGGGGGAARRNDLRLLLGVMGAPLAPVHVAAGEPLPHLSIKDTPIETSSAQYILQQYLAASGGQKLLSSVRNSYAMGKVRMVATEFETGGRVVRNRMAARAAESGRFVLWQMAPEMWYIELAVGGSKVHAGCNGKLVWRHTPWLGAHSAKGPVRPLRRALQGLDPLTAASMFAGARCIGERKVNGEDCFILKLCADPETLRARSEGLAEIIRHVLFGYFSQKTGLLVHLEDSHLTRIQSTTGGDAIYWETTINSFIEDYRPVEGIMVAHAGRSAVTLFRFGEVAMSHTKTRMEEAWSIEEVAFNVPGLSIDCFIPPTDIKSGSISETVELPHGEKSKVGLLQCHSAKVAALEKADDNVAWSGALQRDFK from the exons ATGGACAAGAAGCAGGGCTTCTTCTCCGCGCTCCGGGAGGAGGTCGCCCGCGGCCTCTCGCcggcgcgcgctcgccgccggtcgcaggccgccgccgcggcagaggTGGCCGCGGCGCTGCGGTAcgcgggtggtggtgggggggagATGCTCGCGCCGCTCATGGAGGGCCCGGATCCGGagtccggcgacggcgggaggtcgtcgtcggcggcggcggcggtgaggagggagGGGTGGGGGCGGTGGGTGCGCGGCCAGCTGTCGCGCGCGCCGTCGACGGCCGGCGCGGCAGTggtcgcggccgccggcggcggcggcggcggcggcggcgcggcgaggcggaacGACCTGAGGCTGCTGCTCGGCGTCATGGGCGCGCCGCTCGCGCCGGtgcacgtcgccgccggcgagccgctcCCCCACCTCAGCATCAAGGACACCCCCATT GAGACCTCGTCGGCGCAGTACATTCTGCAGCAGTATCTGGCTGCCTCCGGGGGGCAGAAGCTGCTGTCGTCAGTGAGGAACTCGTACGCCATGGGCAAGGTGAGGATGGTGGCGACGGAGTTCGAGACCGGCGGCCGCGTGGTGAGGAACCgcatggcggcgcgcgccgcggagTCCGGCCGGTTCGTGCTGTGGCAGATGGCCCCGGAGATGTGGTACATtgagctcgccgtcggcggGAGCAAGGTGCACGCCGGCTGCAATGGCAAGCTCGTGTGGCGCCACACGCCGTGGCTCGGCGCGCATTCCGCCAAGGGCCCCgtccgccctctccgccgcgcaCTCCAG GGCTTGGATCCTCTGACCGCGGCGAGCATGTTTGCCGGTGCGCGGTGCATTGGTGAGAGGAAGGTGAATGGGGAGGATTGCTTCATCCTGAAGCTGTGTGCAGATCCTGAGACGCTAAGAGCGCGCAGCGAGGGGCTTGCGGAGATCATCCGGCATGTTCTCTTTGGGTATTTCAGCCAGAAGACTGGCCTCCTTGTGCACCTTGAGGATTCGCACCTCACCAGGATTCAGTCCACGACCGGAGGGGACGCGATTTACTGGGAGACCACCATCAATTCGTTCATCGAGGACTACCGCCCGGTGGAGGGTATAATGGTTGCGCACGCTGGTCGCTCCGCTGTGACTCTCTTCCGTTTCGGAGAGGTTGCCATGAGCCACACCAAGACTCGCATGGAGGAGGCATGGAGCATCGAGGAGGTCGCGTTCAATGTCCCTGGACTCTCCATCGATTGCTTCATCCCGCCCACCGACATCAAGTCTGGATCCATCAGCGAGACCGTCGAGCTTCCTCATGGCGAGAAGAGCAAGGTTGGTCTTCTCCAATGCCATAGTGCTAAGGTGGCCGCGTTGGAGAAGGCAGACGACAATGTCGCGTGGAGCGGAGCGCTGCAGCGAGATTTCAAGTGA